GCTGACGAGTATGCCCTTACCTGCCCGTACGGCCCCCCAACCGTCGGTTCTGAGTTCGAAGCCTTCGCCGTTCTCTCCGCGTTTGTTGCGGGTTGAGTCGACGATATGGCCGAGGTTGAGTTGGGATTTCTGATAGTCGGTGGCAAGTTTGATGTGTTCCTGTCCCTGCAGGTCTTCCATCCTCAGTTTGTTGTTCGCCCAGGTACGGATGACGTTTCTTGTGTTCCAATCGGCAGGGATATGGTCGGTATGGGCACTGTCGTGCATGACACCGGAGATATACGGACGGTCGGGATTACCTTGTACGAAGGACAGCATCACTTCGGTGCCTTCGTGTAAGGGGAAGTGAATGCCGTATTCGGGACCGGCATAGGGTTTAGCCAGTCGGACGGGACGGCTTTCCCCGCCGGGACTCCATTCGTCCAGGTCAAACGGGAGTTTGACGCGGTAGCGGCCCATATCGTCGATATAGGCGTAGGTGCAGTTTTCTGCCGCAGTTACCCGTGCCGGTAAGGTACCGTCGATATGCGGACGCGGGGTGATGCGTTCAGGACGGTAGGCGAGTTGGGCGGGGATGGCGGTAAAGGTATGGCTGTAGGCGGTATCGCGGCTGCCGCTGTGCTCCATGGAAAGTACCAGCCAGCCGTCGGGGGCTTCGGGGAAGGAGACATCGGTTTGGAACACCTTCATCGGCGTCATGGAGACGACGTTGCCGCTGCCGGCTGCGACGGTTTGGCGGCAGAGGTTGGCTTCGTTCAACAGGGTCGTCTGAACTTGGGCTTCGTCGGTTGTTTTGGGATGAAGGCCCCAATGCTGTTGTTTGCCCAATAAAACGGTATTGTCGGCTGATTCTTCCGACTGTTTGTTGTCGGTTTCGGCAAATAGGTCGGTATCGGCACTGCGGTAGTTGTAGTCGGCCGTGCGTATGCCTTCGACAATGGGGTTGTGGCGGATGCTTAAGTTAAAGAGTGCTTCGGTACCGACACTCTCCAATCCGGCATGGGGTCGGTAGGATACGGGTAAGCCTTGGCTGCGTAAGTAATGTTCGGGACTGTCGCCGAAGACGACTACGTCGCCATGTTGTTCATGCTGTTCGAAGGCATACCAAATACCCTCTTCTTCACACAGACGGTTGATAAAGTCGAAGTCGCTTTCGAGATACTGGGTCACATACTCGCGTACGGCGTAGTTGCGGCTCTTTTGGAAACGGTAGTCGACGCCGGAGAAACCGTGGTGTTTGAAGACGGCGGCAACGATGTCGGGGACGGTTTGGTGTTGGAACAACCGGGAGGTTTGGAAATGCTTTAAAGCCGCGAAACGCGGCTCTAAAACAAAGCGGTAAACGGTTTCATCCTTGGATACCGACAACTTCTCGCATGAGGTGATAATGCCCTGCCATTGCTTTGCCGGGGAGTCGTCTAAAGCAGACCCGAATGCCCCGGCCACTTCCGACAGTAAACCTTCTTGCGGACGAATCTCAAACGCTGCGCGCTGGTTGAGGTAGGAAGAGAGAGGCAGTGAGGAATCGGTCGAGGTAGCGGTGATTTCGACACGGTAAGCGGTATTGACCGCTTCGGATGCGCTGAAGGAACGGACTGAAAGTGACGGAGAGAAACGGGCGAAGGTAAGGTGGTAGGATTGGCGGGCGGTCATGACGAGACAATTTTAGAATGACATTGAATTTGATATATTAACTTGGATTATACTGATGGTAAAGCAAATGGGATAAATGGAAAAAAGGCCGTCTGAAAGGTAATCAATCTTGTTGACTTCCCCTCCAGACGGCCTTTAATCCGCCTTACTCAAACAAGACGTCTATACCTTCTTCTCCAACCTCCAAGCTCGCTCGCTCCGGCATATGACCCGCCGTCTGCTGCCATTGTAAAAAGCTTTGGGCTATCGCCGGCATCACCTGACGGTTCAGCAGGTGGTCAATGTTGCGCGCACCACTGTCGCCGGTCGTACAGGAATCGGCCAGCAGCGCTGCAAAGTCCTCACTGTAGCTGAGGCGCGTTTGATGGGCTTCATACAGCCGGTCTGCTATTTTATCCAACTTCAATCTGACGATTTGAGCCAATGCTTCTTTTTCCAACGGACGGTAAGGAACGACCTGCATACGCGCCAACAATGCGGCCTGGAAGTGGTCTGTCAGTATCGGACGGATGGCTTCCGCCAGTTCTTCCAAGCTGTATTCGGGTGCTTCTTCGGCTTCGGCAGGGCCGTCTGAAACTTCGGTGTGCTCAGACGGAGTTTCCGGCATTTGTGCAGAAAGTTCTACTTCGGTATCGGCGATCTGTTCTTGTTCGTTTGCTTCTTGGTTTTCTGCTGCGGCTTCTTCTGCCTCTTCTGGCTCTTGCGGTTTCAGCAACTGGGTCAGTTCGTTTGCCCCCAAGTTCGAAGTCATCAGGATAACGGTGTTTTTGAAGTCGATTTCCCGGCCTTCGCCGTCACGCATCATGCCTTTGTCGAAGACTTGGTAGAAGAGGTTGAGGATGTCTTTGTGGGCCTTTTCGACTTCGTCCAGCAATACGACGCTGTATGGTTTTTGACGTACGGCTTCGGTCAATACGCCGCCTTCGCCGTAGCCGACATAACCCGGAGGCGAGCCTTTAAGTTGGGAAACGGTGTGTGCTTCGCGGTATTCGGACAGGTTGATGGTAATCAGTGATTTTTCGCCGCCGAAGAGTGCGTCTGCCAATGCTAGAGCGGTTTCTGTTTTGCCGACACCGGATGGGCCGCTCAACAGGAATACGCCCAACGGGGAGTCGTTGGTTTTCAGGCCGGCTTTGGCGGCCCTTAAACTTTGCGCAATCGCATGGATGGCTTCGCTTTGTCCGACTACGCGTTGCTCAAGCAGGCTTTCGAGCTGCAGCAGGTTGGCCAGTTCGTCTTTGAGTACGCTGCCTGCGGGCACGCCTGTCCAGTCGGCGATAATGTCGGCAATCACGGTTTCATCGACGCTGGTAAAAATCAGCGGTTTGCCTGCGACGACGGCATCCAGCTGTTGCTGTTTCTCGGTCAGGCTTTGTTGTGCGGCTTCCCGCTCTTCGGAAGTCAATTCTGTATTTTTGGCGGCTTCCATTAAGGATTGGATTTCGTCCGCCAATTGTTTTTCTTCCTGATAGCGGCGGTTCATTTCTTCGCGTTGTTCGTTCAGCTGGGCAATTTCCTGCTCGACTTGTCGGATGTTTTCTTCTTGCGACGCGTTCAGACGGCCCAGTTGTTTGTCGGCATCCAATGCTTCCAATTCCCGTTGCAGCGAGGAGGCCTGTGCCTCCATCAAGCCGAAGATATGGGGAACGGTATCCAAGCTCATGCGGACGCGGGCGGCGGCTGTATCCAACAAGTCTACGGCTTTGTCGGGCAGTTGGCGGCCAGTAATGTATTTTCTGGAGAGTTGCACGGCTGCGATGACTGCGGAATCCTGAATATGGACTTTATGGTAGGCGGCATAACGCTGTTTCAAGCCGCGCAGCATGGTAAAGGCTGATTCGTCATCGGGCTCTTCTACTTTGACCATTTGGAAACGGCGCTCCAATGCGGCATCTTTTTCAAAATATTGTTTGTATTCGCTCCAGGTTGTGGCGGCAATGGTGCGCAATTCGCCTCGTGCCAAGGCCGGTTTTAAGAGGTTGGCGGCATCTGCGCCACCGGCGCTGTTGCCAGCGCCGATTAAGGTATGCGCTTCGTCAATGAACAATAAGATAGGCTCTTCGGAATTTTGAACGGCTTCAATCACGTTACGCAGGCGTTGTTCAAATTCGCCTTTGACGCCCGCACCTGCCTGCAGCAGGCCTAAATCCAAGACCAATACCTGTGTGTTTTCTAATATTTTAGGCACTTCGCCTGAGGCGATTTTCAAGGCCAGGCCTTCTACCAGTGCGGTTTTGCCGACACCCGGCTCGCCGACCAAAATCGGATTGTTTTTACGGCGGCGCGATAAAATATCCATCATTTGGCGGATTTCTGTTTCGCGGCCAAATACGGGGTCGATGCCGCCTTGGGCTGCTTTTTCAGTCAGGTTGACGGTAAAGCGCGCCAATGCATCGTTTTGTCCGGTTGCTTTAACCGGTTGTGGTTTGGATTCGGCCTGAGTGCCTTCCTGGCCTTCTTCGGCAGAAGTTTGGGCAAACGTATTGTTGGTGCCTTCGATTGAGACTTCATCCAACCATGTTTTCAGACGGCCTATTTGGGTTTCCGTCAGACTCAACAGCGGCCATGCATCCTGCGTCATCAGACGGTAAGGGGATTTCAACAATGCCTGATACAGATAAGCGGAACGGATTTCCGATGCGCCTTCGTCACTTGCCAGTAGCCATGCGTCTGACAATAGGCTGACCAGTGATTTGGACAGTGAAGGATTACCGCGGACATTGCGCGGCAGTTTATCCATCGTGTCCAGCAAAGGGTTCCAGATGTTTTCCGAATCTATTTCGTAACGTCTCAATAAGGCGCCGACATCGCCATCCCCTAATTCCAATAGCTTGATAAACAAATGGTCAACCGTAATTTCGGCATGACCCCGTGTTTGACATAAACCGGCGGCGGCTTCCATTGCCTGTTGGCAATGCGTATTCAGACGACGTAATAATAAGGCTTGATCATGTGCAGACATTTGATATCCCTGATGTAAAAATGTGTTATAAAAAAGTGCTACCTTTATCAGGCAGCACTTTATGTGGATGATTAAGCGCGGCTTTCGTTCCAGCTGTCGGAATGAATGATGTTGCCGTCTTTATAAGTCCAAGTGATTTTTTCGTAGCGCAATTCAACGCGTTCCAAGTGGTTGTAACGCTCGCGTGCAGGGTCTTTGATGTTGTGCATTACAGGACCTACTGCGACAACTTTAACGTTGTCCAGTTTGGTATTGAAGTACTCTTTCTCTTGACCGGATGCATCAATTTGATACCACTTGATTTCTACTTCTTTTAAAGTTTGGCCGGTGGTCACGGCTTTGTACAAGTATGGAGAAGACGCATCGTATTCTTTGTACAATACGATAGGTTCATGAACGCGGGTACCTGTCAGTTTGCCGGTGTTGGCATCTGTAGGAATGCGGACATTGTGTTGGAACTCAACGATCTCAACACTGTCTTCACGGCCGTTAACGTCAACGGAACCTTTAATAGCGGAACCGCCATCGTCTTTCAGCCACATATAAGCAGGAATTGCCATATTTTTACTCCTTAGTTTTATTAAAAACGCTTTAAGTTTTAAGGCTTAAAGCAACTTGTGCTGCATTGAATTACTGTGTTGCCGAGGGAATAAGGATAATCTCAACCCTGCGGTTCTTGGCCTTACCGTCTTCTGTCTGATTGTCTGCAATCGGTTTGGTATCGCCAAAACCTTTGACTTCAAACCTGCCCTCCGGAACATTGGAGGAAATCACCAACCAGTCTTTGACGGATTGGGCCCGTTTTTCTGACAACTGCTGATTGGAAACAGGATTTCCGACATTATCGGTATGGCCTTCAACTAAAATGCGGGTATCAGGATGTGATTCGATTGCCTTCAATACGCCAATCAATGCTTTATTGGCATTATTTTTTAATTCAAACTGGCCGGTTTCAAAGAGTGCCAAACTGTCCAGGGTAAGAACCACCGGCTCCGGCTTTTTGACAGGCTTGGGCGCTTTAGGAACTTCGGCGGGAATTAAGGCTTTTAATTTGGGGGTATAGGCCTGCGCACGATACAGCCCTAAACCCAAATACGCAGGAACACCGTGATCACGGTATCCTTCAAGCAATTTCAAGTCCTGCTTCAACAGCCCTATTTTTTTATCCTGTTCAGCTTTATCCGTTTCCATGCGGAAGTCCGCTATATGCGTGCCGATTTGTTCCAACAAACGGCTGTTGTTGACAGTTGAAAACGACGCGGCCAGAAAAAAACCGGCAACACCAATGAATAATACCTTAAAAATCATATCTGAAATATGATTTCTATGATAAACGGCATATTTATCCAGATATTCGGATAGGATGTATCTTACCGAATCATGTTGAACGCTTTTTGCCGTCGGAATAAGACCATCTGTATTTTTTACCAGATAAGCTGCCCATTCAGATGTATTTTGAAAATTTCCGCAATCGGCAAGGCTTAAACTGCATATGTCCACATACTCCCATCCGCTATCTGTATTTTTTAAGAATTTTTCTTCTAAAAAATTCAGTGCCTCCATCAGATAAATATATTGATGGCTATACTGGGCATTGCTATCATGCAGGAATTTAAGGGACAGGGCGTTTTTCAGGTTCTTTAAGAATTCGTTTATCTGCAGACGGTTGTGTTCTTTCTTATTGATGATAGAAAAAACGGAATGACTGTTTTTTCTATCAAACAAAAAAGACACCGGCGTTTGAATCAACCAGTGCACTGGGATAGTCAAACCCGTGCTCTTCTGCAGAAAAAGTATATTACGCAACCATGTGCGCAAAGTGGTCGCAATATCGGTATTTTCCGCAGGGGAAAGCCACAGCTCCAGACTCACAGAAACATACTTATGGGCTGTATTTTCAAGCAAATTGGAAACGACCGGATGCAGATTTTCCGAACCCGACATATTGATATAGACGGTTTCATTTACCCTCTCTACCAACTTTCTCGGCACAGAAGAGTCATGCAGACGAATGGTATAGCAACCCAAATCTCCGTTGGAATCCAATTCTTCTGTGATTTTCTTCCAAAAATCCGTATTGATTTGTTCGCGTTTTTTCTTTAGATAAAAACGCCAATAATAAAAGGCAGCCCCAACGGACAATGCCCAAGCACAGCCTTTGATTATCCAACCTGCCTGCCAATATACTGCGAACACATACAGTAAAACGAGCTCAAAAACAGCCAAGGTTGC
This region of Neisseria subflava genomic DNA includes:
- a CDS encoding type VI secretion system Vgr family protein, which gives rise to MTARQSYHLTFARFSPSLSVRSFSASEAVNTAYRVEITATSTDSSLPLSSYLNQRAAFEIRPQEGLLSEVAGAFGSALDDSPAKQWQGIITSCEKLSVSKDETVYRFVLEPRFAALKHFQTSRLFQHQTVPDIVAAVFKHHGFSGVDYRFQKSRNYAVREYVTQYLESDFDFINRLCEEEGIWYAFEQHEQHGDVVVFGDSPEHYLRSQGLPVSYRPHAGLESVGTEALFNLSIRHNPIVEGIRTADYNYRSADTDLFAETDNKQSEESADNTVLLGKQQHWGLHPKTTDEAQVQTTLLNEANLCRQTVAAGSGNVVSMTPMKVFQTDVSFPEAPDGWLVLSMEHSGSRDTAYSHTFTAIPAQLAYRPERITPRPHIDGTLPARVTAAENCTYAYIDDMGRYRVKLPFDLDEWSPGGESRPVRLAKPYAGPEYGIHFPLHEGTEVMLSFVQGNPDRPYISGVMHDSAHTDHIPADWNTRNVIRTWANNKLRMEDLQGQEHIKLATDYQKSQLNLGHIVDSTRNKRGENGEGFELRTDGWGAVRAGKGILVSAQNQDANGKVLDMDDAIAQIEQALSLAKSLNKAAQTANNHNTDEETQRGRLKDALKDLKEAGLIQTAPAGIATATEQSQLHTANENIHLVSGSHTDISAGQSLTAHAAESLNLFAQSSGIKVQANQGKVEVQAQNDELQLNALKDATLTSSAGKITIAAKEEILITCKGRISN
- the tssH gene encoding type VI secretion system ATPase TssH, with amino-acid sequence MSAHDQALLLRRLNTHCQQAMEAAAGLCQTRGHAEITVDHLFIKLLELGDGDVGALLRRYEIDSENIWNPLLDTMDKLPRNVRGNPSLSKSLVSLLSDAWLLASDEGASEIRSAYLYQALLKSPYRLMTQDAWPLLSLTETQIGRLKTWLDEVSIEGTNNTFAQTSAEEGQEGTQAESKPQPVKATGQNDALARFTVNLTEKAAQGGIDPVFGRETEIRQMMDILSRRRKNNPILVGEPGVGKTALVEGLALKIASGEVPKILENTQVLVLDLGLLQAGAGVKGEFEQRLRNVIEAVQNSEEPILLFIDEAHTLIGAGNSAGGADAANLLKPALARGELRTIAATTWSEYKQYFEKDAALERRFQMVKVEEPDDESAFTMLRGLKQRYAAYHKVHIQDSAVIAAVQLSRKYITGRQLPDKAVDLLDTAAARVRMSLDTVPHIFGLMEAQASSLQRELEALDADKQLGRLNASQEENIRQVEQEIAQLNEQREEMNRRYQEEKQLADEIQSLMEAAKNTELTSEEREAAQQSLTEKQQQLDAVVAGKPLIFTSVDETVIADIIADWTGVPAGSVLKDELANLLQLESLLEQRVVGQSEAIHAIAQSLRAAKAGLKTNDSPLGVFLLSGPSGVGKTETALALADALFGGEKSLITINLSEYREAHTVSQLKGSPPGYVGYGEGGVLTEAVRQKPYSVVLLDEVEKAHKDILNLFYQVFDKGMMRDGEGREIDFKNTVILMTSNLGANELTQLLKPQEPEEAEEAAAENQEANEQEQIADTEVELSAQMPETPSEHTEVSDGPAEAEEAPEYSLEELAEAIRPILTDHFQAALLARMQVVPYRPLEKEALAQIVRLKLDKIADRLYEAHQTRLSYSEDFAALLADSCTTGDSGARNIDHLLNRQVMPAIAQSFLQWQQTAGHMPERASLEVGEEGIDVLFE
- a CDS encoding Hcp family type VI secretion system effector, with product MAIPAYMWLKDDGGSAIKGSVDVNGREDSVEIVEFQHNVRIPTDANTGKLTGTRVHEPIVLYKEYDASSPYLYKAVTTGQTLKEVEIKWYQIDASGQEKEYFNTKLDNVKVVAVGPVMHNIKDPARERYNHLERVELRYEKITWTYKDGNIIHSDSWNESRA
- a CDS encoding OmpA family protein; amino-acid sequence: MTYRKISVLATLAVFELVLLYVFAVYWQAGWIIKGCAWALSVGAAFYYWRFYLKKKREQINTDFWKKITEELDSNGDLGCYTIRLHDSSVPRKLVERVNETVYINMSGSENLHPVVSNLLENTAHKYVSVSLELWLSPAENTDIATTLRTWLRNILFLQKSTGLTIPVHWLIQTPVSFLFDRKNSHSVFSIINKKEHNRLQINEFLKNLKNALSLKFLHDSNAQYSHQYIYLMEALNFLEEKFLKNTDSGWEYVDICSLSLADCGNFQNTSEWAAYLVKNTDGLIPTAKSVQHDSVRYILSEYLDKYAVYHRNHISDMIFKVLFIGVAGFFLAASFSTVNNSRLLEQIGTHIADFRMETDKAEQDKKIGLLKQDLKLLEGYRDHGVPAYLGLGLYRAQAYTPKLKALIPAEVPKAPKPVKKPEPVVLTLDSLALFETGQFELKNNANKALIGVLKAIESHPDTRILVEGHTDNVGNPVSNQQLSEKRAQSVKDWLVISSNVPEGRFEVKGFGDTKPIADNQTEDGKAKNRRVEIILIPSATQ